TCCGCAATCAGCGCACCCACAATATCGCGTGGGCTGAGCTTGTCTTTGCGGCCCCCGCTGATGTGCAGCGTTGTGAAAACAGGTGCCTCGGTAGCCGCTGATTTTTTAGCAGCTTTTAAATTAGAAGGTTCCAGCCAGTTGTCTACCTGCACTTCAGGCCACTGCTCCAGCTTTTGCGCCTCGCGTTGATTTACCAGGCTGTACACGGTACCAGAGCGGCCGGCGCGTCCTGTACGACCACTACGGTGCAGGTAAGCAGCCTCATCGTAAGGCAGCTCCAGGTGTATGATTGTTTCCAATTTATCGATATCTAGTCCGCGGGCAGCAAGGTCGGTGGCGACAAGTATGGCGGCAGTTCCGTTGCGAAAAAGCGTCATGGTTTTATCGCGTTCGCGTTGCTCCAGTTTGCCATGCAGTGCCTTGGCCGCAAAGCCATACTCCTGCAGGTGGTGGGCCACTTCTTCGGTGGTGAGGCGGGCATTCACAAAAACTACTGTACCAGCGTGTGGTATGCTTTCCAGCACGCGCACCAGTGCATCGCGTTTCTGCTCATCCGGTACTTGCACTCCAATATACCTGATACGATCAGGAACAGAGGTGGCCGTGGCCTGCACAAATTCAGGAGCGCGCAGTGATTCGGTTATCAACTCCTTTACATCACCCGACATGGTGGCCGAGAATAAAATGGTCTGCCGCTCACGGGGTAAGGCACGCATCAGGGTATCCAACTCCTCCTCAAATCCCATCTCCAGCAATTTGTCGGCCTCATCCAGCACCACCTGCTTTGCATGCCTTAGGTCTAATGTTCTGCGGCCAAGGTGGTCAGTCAGTCTGCCGGGTGTACCCACCAGTATCTGGGGTGGATGCACCAGCGAGTCTTCTTCAATGCGGTAGGAGTGGCCACCGTAAAAAGCGCTGATCTTTAGATTTGGGATGTGCCTGGCATACTGCTTCAGCTCCTGGCGCACCTGCACCGCCAGCTCGCGCGTTGGCACAATTACCAACGCCTGCACCTGCTGCAGTTCCGGATTTACGCGCGCCAACAGCGGCAAACCGAAGGCTGCCGTCTTTCCGCTGCCG
Above is a window of Pontibacter akesuensis DNA encoding:
- a CDS encoding DEAD/DEAH box helicase gives rise to the protein MTTFRDLQLSDVLLQGLQDLGYTSPTPIQEQAIPLLLKGSDVAGQAETGSGKTAAFGLPLLARVNPELQQVQALVIVPTRELAVQVRQELKQYARHIPNLKISAFYGGHSYRIEEDSLVHPPQILVGTPGRLTDHLGRRTLDLRHAKQVVLDEADKLLEMGFEEELDTLMRALPRERQTILFSATMSGDVKELITESLRAPEFVQATATSVPDRIRYIGVQVPDEQKRDALVRVLESIPHAGTVVFVNARLTTEEVAHHLQEYGFAAKALHGKLEQRERDKTMTLFRNGTAAILVATDLAARGLDIDKLETIIHLELPYDEAAYLHRSGRTGRAGRSGTVYSLVNQREAQKLEQWPEVQVDNWLEPSNLKAAKKSAATEAPVFTTLHISGGRKDKLSPRDIVGALIAEAGMNATEIGKIEIQDFHSFVAVPEAAASKAVAKLNGAKIKGKKYKVSLVR